A window of Pirellula sp. SH-Sr6A contains these coding sequences:
- a CDS encoding DEAD/DEAH box helicase family protein: protein MSNESATRQQIIDHRLKEAGWDVLDRTQVVEEFTIEKASEMQVKEEAASFGNREFSDYVLLGKNGKPLAVVEAKRTSKDAELGREQAKQYCINIQARIGGELPFCFYTNGHEIYFWNIGEGPPQRVHGFPTRQDLERLLYIRKNKKPLVDELINTDIAGRDYQIQAIRTVMEGIAKSRRQFLLVMATGTGKTRTCIALVDALMRAGYVQRVLFLVDRIALRGQALDAFKEHIPDEPRWPEPGEKSITTDRRIYVATYPTMLNIVRDEENSLSPHFFDLVIVDESHRSIYNTYGEVLDYFHSITLGLTATPRDVIDHNTFAVFHCEDGLPSFAFSYDEAINHVPPYLCDFRVLKIKTKFQDEGISKRTISLEDQKRLILEGKDIEEIVYEGTDLEKKVTNHATNALIVKEFMEESIKDTNGVLPGKTIFFCMSVAHARRIERIFDSLYPEYKGELAKVLVSDDPRVYGKGGLLDQFTRSDMPRVAISVDMLDTGIDVREIVNLVFAKPVFSYTKFWQMIGRGTRLLESNKIKAWCPEKDVFQIIDCWDNFDYFQLSPKGKEPKPQVPLPVRLVGARIDKIEAAQALGNSSVADKEIAALRGQIAVLPGNSVAIMESKANLAKCGADAFWQPLTADGIAFLRHVIQPLFRALSQVDFKAMRFEKDVLEASLAHLKGEKEKYASLTESLTTQISELPLSVNVVAQEAGLIQKAQTNHYWATITDQGFDDLVKRLGPLMHYRDGRGPSDGPANFNFADVLTAKEYIEFGPEHESLSIAQYRKLVEEKVNELTASNSILQKIRDGLTVTEEEAEELATQLHDEHPHITLQLLRRVYQHQRASFIRFIRHILGIEILESFPDTVSKSIDQFITQHPALNSHQLQFLRLLRDFLIERGGIEKRDLIQAPFTVIHPSGIRGIFPPNEINEILALTESLVA from the coding sequence ATGTCAAACGAATCCGCAACGCGACAACAGATCATCGACCACCGGCTAAAGGAAGCCGGTTGGGACGTTCTTGATCGCACGCAGGTTGTGGAAGAATTCACCATCGAAAAAGCCTCAGAGATGCAAGTGAAGGAGGAAGCTGCTTCCTTTGGCAATCGAGAGTTCAGCGACTACGTCCTTCTCGGAAAAAACGGCAAACCTTTGGCGGTAGTCGAAGCGAAGCGAACATCGAAGGATGCTGAACTCGGGCGTGAACAGGCAAAACAGTATTGCATTAATATTCAGGCGCGTATTGGCGGAGAACTACCCTTCTGCTTCTACACCAATGGTCACGAGATCTACTTTTGGAATATCGGAGAAGGGCCACCACAGCGGGTCCATGGATTTCCAACGCGGCAGGATCTGGAGAGACTTTTATATATTCGGAAGAACAAAAAGCCACTCGTTGATGAGCTGATAAACACGGACATTGCTGGACGCGACTACCAGATCCAAGCCATCCGAACAGTGATGGAAGGCATTGCTAAGAGCCGCCGTCAATTCCTGCTGGTAATGGCAACGGGAACAGGAAAAACCCGTACCTGTATTGCTCTGGTCGATGCTCTGATGCGTGCGGGGTACGTTCAGCGAGTTCTCTTTTTGGTGGACCGCATTGCCCTTCGCGGTCAGGCCCTCGATGCGTTCAAGGAACATATACCTGACGAACCCCGCTGGCCGGAGCCCGGTGAAAAGTCAATCACCACGGATCGCCGAATCTATGTTGCCACTTACCCAACGATGCTTAACATTGTGCGGGATGAAGAGAACTCTCTGTCGCCGCATTTCTTCGATCTTGTGATCGTCGATGAAAGCCATCGGTCTATTTACAACACCTACGGTGAAGTCCTCGATTATTTTCATTCAATCACGCTGGGGCTGACTGCCACGCCACGCGACGTCATAGATCACAACACCTTTGCCGTATTCCACTGCGAGGACGGACTTCCCAGCTTCGCCTTCTCCTACGATGAAGCCATCAATCACGTCCCCCCATACCTATGCGACTTCCGAGTCCTGAAGATCAAAACCAAATTCCAGGACGAGGGCATCAGCAAACGCACAATCAGCCTCGAGGACCAAAAGCGTCTCATCCTCGAGGGTAAGGACATCGAGGAAATCGTTTACGAAGGCACCGACCTCGAAAAGAAGGTCACGAACCACGCTACTAACGCCCTCATCGTAAAGGAGTTCATGGAGGAATCCATCAAGGACACCAACGGAGTTCTTCCTGGAAAGACGATTTTCTTTTGTATGTCGGTCGCCCACGCGCGACGCATCGAGCGCATCTTCGATTCACTCTATCCGGAATACAAAGGCGAACTCGCCAAGGTCTTGGTTTCCGACGATCCTCGCGTCTACGGCAAGGGCGGATTGCTGGACCAGTTCACTCGGAGCGATATGCCCCGTGTGGCGATCAGCGTCGACATGCTCGATACCGGCATCGACGTTCGTGAAATCGTCAACCTCGTCTTCGCGAAGCCGGTGTTCTCGTACACAAAGTTCTGGCAGATGATTGGTCGTGGTACGAGACTTCTGGAGTCCAATAAGATCAAGGCTTGGTGTCCTGAGAAGGATGTCTTCCAGATTATTGATTGCTGGGACAATTTTGATTACTTCCAACTCTCTCCGAAGGGTAAAGAACCCAAGCCGCAGGTTCCGCTACCGGTTCGACTGGTTGGCGCTCGCATCGACAAGATTGAAGCCGCTCAGGCTCTTGGCAATTCGTCCGTAGCGGACAAAGAGATCGCTGCCCTTCGCGGCCAAATTGCAGTTCTCCCCGGCAATTCGGTCGCCATCATGGAATCGAAGGCCAATCTCGCGAAATGCGGCGCTGATGCTTTCTGGCAGCCATTGACGGCGGATGGCATCGCGTTCCTTCGCCATGTGATTCAGCCGCTATTCCGCGCTTTGTCGCAGGTCGATTTCAAAGCGATGCGATTCGAGAAAGACGTGCTCGAAGCATCTCTCGCGCATCTCAAGGGCGAAAAGGAGAAATACGCCTCCCTGACCGAGAGTCTTACCACTCAGATCAGTGAATTGCCGCTTTCCGTCAATGTTGTTGCGCAGGAAGCAGGGCTAATTCAAAAGGCTCAAACAAATCACTACTGGGCCACAATCACCGATCAAGGATTTGATGATCTTGTAAAGCGGCTAGGTCCACTGATGCACTATCGCGATGGACGCGGCCCAAGCGACGGCCCCGCAAACTTCAACTTTGCCGATGTGTTAACAGCCAAGGAATACATCGAATTCGGTCCGGAACACGAGTCGCTTAGCATTGCCCAATATCGCAAGCTAGTCGAAGAAAAGGTCAACGAACTGACCGCTAGTAATAGCATTCTGCAAAAGATTCGGGATGGACTGACTGTCACCGAAGAAGAGGCCGAAGAGTTGGCGACACAGCTTCACGACGAACACCCGCACATCACGCTTCAACTGCTCCGAAGAGTCTACCAACATCAGCGAGCTTCATTCATTCGCTTCATCCGTCACATCCTCGGAATCGAAATCCTCGAGAGTTTCCCAGATACTGTTTCCAAGTCGATCGATCAGTTCATCACCCAACATCCCGCACTCAATAGCCATCAGCTTCAGTTCTTGAGGCTGCTGCGTGATTTCCTGATTGAACGCGGTGGCATCGAGAAGCGAGACCTGATCCAAGCCCCGTTTACCGTCATTCATCCCAGCGGAATCCGCGGCATCTTCCCCCCAAATGAAATCAACGAAATTCTGGCCCTTACCGAAAGTCTGGTCGCCTAA
- a CDS encoding type I restriction-modification system subunit M: protein MLQLNAKLRALIAKLWDRFWSGGISNPLSAIEQITYLLFMRQIDDLDLKREQDAEFTGDSYTSRFSGEYFLPNDRSRIEEMEKPRVGETASQKKTREAEAKSERKRLAIDKGTLRWSHFRQMKADEMLPHVQQKVFPFIKELNGDGSNFAKHMANAVFIIPSANLLQGAVQIIEEIFVEIERDAKEEGHLFQDIQGDVYEMLLNEISSAGKNGQFRTPRHIIKLISELANPQLGHRICDPACGTAGFLLDAYQYIVTQLAQKKSKKQQFQPDEDGFIRTSVSGQLDQNNKDILEQGLFGFDFDSTMVRLALMNLMMHGIDNPHVDYQDTLSKSFTEEAKYDIVMANPPFTGSIDKGDINESLTLKTTKTELLFTERIFTLLRTGGTAGIIVPQGVLFGAANAFVEARKKLVEEAELKAVISLPSGVFKPYAGVATAILVFTRGGKTQNTWFYNLTNDGMTLDDRRQRVVGSELPDVVAQWNARNPNEPGDRKSNCFFVPVEEIREKLYDLSFNRYGKVEHDETEHEDPKSILQTLATLEDKIRAGIVELQEILG, encoded by the coding sequence ATGCTCCAACTAAACGCTAAACTCCGTGCACTGATCGCCAAGTTGTGGGACCGCTTCTGGTCCGGAGGCATTTCAAATCCGCTCTCTGCGATTGAACAGATCACCTATCTGCTTTTCATGAGGCAGATCGATGACCTCGATCTTAAGCGCGAGCAAGATGCAGAGTTCACCGGAGACAGCTACACCTCGCGATTCTCAGGGGAGTACTTCCTGCCGAATGATCGTTCCCGCATTGAGGAGATGGAAAAGCCCAGAGTAGGAGAAACTGCTTCCCAGAAGAAAACTCGAGAAGCCGAAGCAAAAAGCGAACGTAAGCGACTTGCCATCGATAAGGGCACTCTCCGTTGGAGCCACTTCCGGCAAATGAAAGCCGACGAGATGTTGCCGCACGTGCAGCAAAAGGTCTTCCCGTTCATTAAAGAGCTGAACGGCGACGGAAGTAATTTCGCGAAGCACATGGCAAACGCGGTATTCATCATTCCCAGTGCCAACCTATTGCAAGGGGCGGTGCAGATCATCGAAGAGATCTTCGTTGAAATCGAACGCGATGCGAAGGAAGAAGGGCATCTTTTTCAGGACATTCAGGGTGATGTCTATGAGATGCTGCTAAACGAGATCAGTAGCGCTGGTAAGAACGGCCAGTTTCGCACGCCTCGGCACATCATCAAACTAATTAGCGAGTTGGCGAATCCCCAGCTCGGTCACCGCATCTGCGATCCCGCCTGCGGCACAGCGGGCTTTTTGCTGGATGCCTATCAATACATTGTTACCCAACTCGCGCAGAAGAAGTCCAAGAAGCAGCAGTTCCAACCCGACGAAGATGGCTTCATTCGTACGAGTGTCAGCGGCCAGCTTGACCAGAACAATAAGGACATCCTGGAACAAGGTCTCTTTGGCTTCGATTTCGACAGCACTATGGTTCGACTGGCCCTGATGAATCTAATGATGCATGGCATCGACAATCCGCATGTCGACTACCAGGACACGCTCAGCAAGAGCTTTACGGAAGAAGCTAAGTACGACATCGTGATGGCCAATCCGCCATTCACTGGCAGCATCGACAAAGGTGACATCAATGAGAGTCTAACGCTCAAGACCACCAAAACAGAGTTGCTTTTTACCGAACGTATCTTCACATTGCTTAGAACAGGAGGTACAGCAGGCATTATCGTGCCGCAAGGCGTACTATTTGGCGCAGCCAACGCGTTCGTCGAGGCGAGAAAAAAGCTTGTAGAGGAGGCGGAACTTAAGGCGGTCATTTCGCTTCCCAGTGGCGTCTTCAAGCCCTATGCCGGTGTTGCCACAGCGATTCTGGTGTTCACTCGCGGCGGCAAGACGCAAAATACTTGGTTCTACAACCTAACGAACGACGGGATGACGCTCGATGATCGTCGCCAACGCGTTGTTGGGAGTGAACTTCCTGATGTTGTCGCCCAGTGGAATGCTCGCAACCCGAATGAACCGGGAGATCGGAAGTCGAATTGCTTCTTTGTTCCGGTGGAGGAGATTCGCGAAAAGTTGTATGACCTGTCGTTCAATCGCTACGGCAAGGTTGAGCACGACGAGACAGAACACGAGGATCCCAAATCCATCCTCCAGACGCTGGCGACCCTAGAAGACAAGATTCGGGCGGGAATCGTGGAATTGCAGGAGATTCTCGGATGA
- a CDS encoding restriction endonuclease subunit S: protein MSNLVPPSRDNWSEEPLGDLCEIVIGRTPRRNNAAYWNGSLPWVSIADLNQGRLLRKTKESITPLGATESRSRLIPTGTVLLSFKLSIGKVSITDIDVFTNEAIAALPIRDSSRLNRDYLFWCLKSIRLDEEVDAAAKGKTLNSKKLERIAIPIPPLDEQRRIAAVLDKADALRRQRQESLQLTEKLLQSVFVEMFGTENSPQCPRVKLADHLEFITTGGRGWAKYYSNEGARFIRSLDVRMNEIDSSQMVCVNAPKNAEAERTRTRDGDVLLTMTGSLIGRVAPVTAQHSGGYISQHVAILRAKGFQPEFLSWAISTEEGQRQIQKHQTGQTKPGLNFEQVRRLLVPRPPIEDEKKFCDLIRRRRIILADQRASLAQCESLFAATQQRAFRGELDLSRLTLEALPATEIAPELPGHHHNDGVYNRPGFFIAPPEIEAKLKTMEEQLSWGPGDSIPWSEDYFKYRTLSQLLVPPFSFDDVWQKTIYDMEEADYETVKDRIFKYLASGLLVQEFDEERREIVFRPRT from the coding sequence ATGAGCAACCTTGTCCCTCCTTCCCGAGACAATTGGTCTGAAGAACCGCTTGGCGATCTATGTGAGATTGTCATAGGTCGAACCCCGCGTCGGAACAACGCAGCATACTGGAACGGCTCGCTTCCATGGGTTTCAATTGCCGATTTGAACCAGGGCCGACTTCTTCGCAAGACGAAGGAATCGATTACGCCTCTCGGGGCCACAGAGTCACGAAGTCGCTTGATTCCCACAGGCACCGTGCTACTGAGCTTCAAGCTCTCCATCGGCAAAGTGTCGATCACTGACATTGACGTATTTACCAATGAAGCAATTGCCGCGCTACCGATTCGTGATTCCAGTAGGCTCAATCGAGACTATCTGTTTTGGTGCTTGAAGAGCATACGCCTTGATGAGGAAGTAGACGCTGCGGCAAAAGGGAAAACACTCAATTCAAAGAAACTGGAACGTATAGCCATTCCCATTCCGCCGTTGGACGAGCAACGGCGGATTGCGGCGGTGTTGGACAAGGCCGATGCCCTCCGCCGCCAGCGCCAGGAATCACTGCAACTCACCGAGAAGCTCCTGCAATCCGTCTTCGTGGAGATGTTCGGAACCGAGAATTCCCCGCAATGCCCACGAGTGAAGCTTGCGGACCACCTCGAGTTCATTACGACTGGTGGCCGTGGCTGGGCCAAGTATTATTCCAATGAGGGTGCCCGATTCATTCGTTCCTTGGATGTGCGGATGAATGAGATCGATAGCTCGCAGATGGTTTGCGTAAACGCACCCAAAAATGCGGAAGCGGAACGCACTCGTACACGCGATGGCGACGTACTGTTGACGATGACTGGTTCACTCATCGGTCGAGTGGCTCCGGTTACTGCCCAACATTCGGGCGGATACATCAGCCAACACGTGGCGATCTTGCGAGCAAAGGGCTTTCAGCCGGAGTTTCTCTCATGGGCGATTTCCACAGAAGAAGGTCAACGCCAAATCCAGAAGCATCAGACTGGACAAACGAAGCCGGGATTAAATTTCGAGCAAGTTAGACGGCTACTCGTTCCTCGCCCGCCAATCGAGGATGAGAAGAAGTTCTGCGATTTGATCCGTCGTCGGCGCATTATTCTCGCTGATCAACGCGCATCATTGGCTCAATGCGAAAGCTTATTCGCCGCAACTCAACAGCGCGCCTTTCGTGGCGAACTGGATCTGAGTCGACTCACACTCGAGGCATTGCCAGCGACTGAAATTGCCCCTGAATTGCCGGGGCATCACCATAACGATGGAGTTTACAATCGACCCGGTTTTTTTATCGCACCACCTGAAATAGAAGCAAAGCTTAAAACGATGGAGGAGCAACTTTCATGGGGGCCGGGAGATTCGATCCCATGGAGTGAAGACTATTTCAAGTATCGAACGCTAAGCCAACTTCTTGTCCCTCCATTCTCATTCGACGACGTTTGGCAGAAAACGATCTACGACATGGAAGAGGCTGATTACGAAACGGTCAAAGATAGAATTTTCAAGTATCTTGCGTCAGGACTCCTGGTGCAGGAGTTCGACGAGGAGCGGCGAGAGATTGTATTCAGGCCCCGGACATGA
- a CDS encoding restriction system-associated AAA family ATPase: protein MKLIRLKLDVPFRSLPPGFEINFLREWDFDRSFEFHPYCFAGRNGSGKSNVLEALASIFYHIECIHLENRPVGFEYDEESNPKGFTAKVSTPDAFELEYFIGIRLGSLDGLSSEQARQFDLSGKQKFHVLMTKRVGQPPIMRCVNFGFLNDKNGEVPRKRVKWLLPSHVVGFSSGRNEVLSLPFLKMRFIHFDEYRSKLLQGSDYSTPEGRLVFLDEQFSQAILICHFLFPSDPVIRVFEEKIGLKGIQRFRLIIRRHHRLQRAEEHLKTLTKDDLKDSSKTTIELTSKLSGYYDENNALQPGLIDKLIKCSTAHYEDYSAYSDDESYDLYLDYWIDDETKKAFRYYFGEASGESREVDTAKSALNLFQAFQTLLTLNHYSVDEKTKLELYQSRSLYVNETISTPASHDRITRFKEGELIKDGVREPLYVKALSDGEHQFLHTIGLCLLYRHESALFLLDEPETHLNPDWRASYVSTLRAALEADAATKNVMREVLLTSHSPFIVSDCRKENVRVFTKDPKTQKVSWQPPDFETFGASANAITIKVFGQIETIGDYAMSILNALRHRLDAGEDPELLIKEADRALGDSVEKVLFVNQALKKKEGK from the coding sequence ATGAAACTCATTCGCCTCAAACTCGATGTCCCCTTCCGCAGCCTTCCTCCAGGTTTCGAGATTAACTTCCTGCGCGAATGGGACTTCGACCGCAGCTTCGAATTCCATCCCTACTGCTTCGCCGGTCGCAATGGCAGCGGCAAGTCGAATGTCCTCGAAGCACTAGCTTCCATTTTTTACCACATTGAGTGCATTCATCTCGAAAATCGCCCAGTGGGATTTGAATACGACGAGGAATCGAATCCGAAAGGCTTCACCGCCAAAGTCAGTACACCGGATGCGTTTGAACTGGAATACTTCATCGGGATAAGGCTTGGATCGCTCGATGGTCTCTCATCGGAGCAGGCGAGACAATTCGATTTGTCGGGAAAGCAAAAATTTCACGTTCTTATGACGAAACGGGTTGGTCAACCGCCCATCATGCGTTGCGTGAACTTTGGCTTCCTTAATGACAAGAACGGGGAGGTACCTCGAAAAAGAGTGAAGTGGCTACTACCATCGCATGTGGTAGGGTTCTCGTCGGGAAGGAACGAGGTTTTGAGCCTTCCATTCCTAAAGATGCGGTTTATTCACTTTGACGAATATCGCTCCAAACTATTACAAGGTTCTGACTACTCTACTCCTGAGGGACGATTAGTTTTCCTTGACGAACAGTTCAGCCAAGCGATTCTGATCTGCCACTTTCTGTTTCCCAGCGATCCCGTAATTCGCGTATTTGAAGAGAAGATTGGACTCAAGGGAATTCAGCGGTTCCGACTCATCATCCGTCGACATCACCGTCTTCAACGAGCGGAAGAACATCTCAAGACGCTGACGAAAGATGATCTGAAGGACTCCTCGAAGACCACAATCGAATTAACCTCGAAACTTTCTGGCTATTACGACGAGAACAACGCCCTGCAGCCAGGTCTCATCGACAAGCTCATCAAATGCTCGACCGCCCATTACGAGGACTACTCTGCGTATTCGGACGATGAAAGCTACGACCTATATCTGGATTACTGGATCGACGATGAGACCAAGAAGGCATTTCGGTACTACTTTGGGGAAGCGTCCGGTGAATCACGCGAAGTTGACACAGCCAAGTCTGCTCTGAACTTGTTCCAGGCTTTTCAGACCCTGCTAACGCTCAATCACTATTCGGTTGACGAAAAGACGAAGCTTGAGTTGTACCAATCTCGCAGTCTTTATGTGAACGAGACGATCTCGACGCCGGCGTCTCATGACCGAATCACTCGCTTTAAAGAAGGTGAGCTGATCAAAGACGGCGTTCGTGAGCCTCTCTATGTCAAAGCCCTTTCCGACGGCGAACACCAGTTCCTGCACACGATTGGCCTATGTCTGCTCTACCGCCACGAGTCTGCACTCTTTCTGCTCGACGAGCCAGAAACCCACCTCAATCCCGACTGGCGAGCGTCGTATGTCTCTACTCTGCGAGCCGCCCTCGAAGCCGACGCAGCCACGAAGAACGTGATGCGGGAAGTTCTGCTGACATCGCACTCACCGTTTATTGTCTCAGACTGCCGAAAAGAAAACGTGCGTGTTTTCACCAAAGATCCGAAGACCCAAAAGGTGAGCTGGCAACCGCCTGACTTTGAAACGTTCGGTGCATCTGCGAATGCAATCACGATTAAGGTGTTCGGCCAAATCGAAACGATCGGTGATTATGCAATGTCGATCCTGAATGCCTTACGGCACCGGCTAGACGCTGGGGAAGATCCCGAATTACTCATCAAAGAGGCAGATAGAGCACTCGGTGACTCGGTAGAGAAAGTCCTCTTCGTGAACCAAGCCTTAAAGAAGAAAGAGGGCAAATAG
- a CDS encoding HNH endonuclease: MLFNYRYVTHDIEKFQTWLHHLVKSVWCRNGGVYSLSLLHPDLKAVIEEIANDDSITKDHLDGPIKTIDAIFQSQLTQAQRAQMSQWYDHNNDIETLCGNDPSKSPGTYADVRAINADLETVLKAFCKCLFSDVIHLKAVSSRTAAIEHHYDAFVTENDEGKCPYCGYNDIKGLNNTKKEAYDHFLPKGTYPFNSVNFKNLALMCHECNSSYKLQKDPLRHIDPIRKAAGGTRRKAFYSFANVAPTITISMTIASSDVNKLSPSEIALTVDAAGRDEELESWMDVYGIEERYKAKLCAKNDGKYWLVQAIEECANGGTTPQKIVEKIEQNANSNPWAEINFLKFPFLQACKDSGLLR; the protein is encoded by the coding sequence ATGCTCTTTAACTATCGCTATGTAACGCACGACATCGAGAAATTCCAAACATGGCTCCATCACCTGGTCAAGTCTGTGTGGTGCCGTAACGGAGGCGTTTATTCGCTCAGTCTTCTTCATCCAGATTTGAAAGCTGTCATCGAAGAAATCGCAAACGACGACAGCATAACCAAAGATCACCTTGACGGACCAATCAAGACGATCGACGCAATCTTTCAGAGTCAATTGACCCAGGCTCAACGAGCTCAAATGAGCCAGTGGTACGATCACAACAACGATATCGAAACGCTCTGCGGAAACGATCCCAGTAAGTCGCCAGGAACGTATGCGGATGTCAGAGCAATCAATGCGGATTTAGAAACGGTGCTGAAGGCATTTTGCAAATGCCTATTTTCAGACGTGATTCACCTGAAAGCGGTCTCTAGTCGAACCGCTGCGATCGAGCATCACTATGATGCCTTTGTCACGGAAAACGACGAAGGCAAGTGCCCCTATTGTGGCTACAACGACATCAAGGGACTAAATAATACGAAGAAGGAAGCGTACGATCACTTTTTACCCAAGGGAACGTATCCATTCAACTCCGTGAATTTCAAGAACCTGGCATTAATGTGCCACGAGTGCAACTCAAGCTACAAACTACAAAAGGACCCGCTTCGTCATATCGACCCAATCCGAAAAGCCGCAGGCGGCACTCGCCGCAAGGCGTTTTACAGCTTTGCGAACGTGGCTCCCACCATCACGATTAGCATGACGATTGCGTCGTCGGATGTTAACAAATTGAGCCCGTCGGAGATTGCGTTGACCGTCGATGCTGCCGGCCGAGATGAAGAACTGGAGTCATGGATGGATGTTTACGGTATCGAAGAACGCTATAAGGCTAAGCTTTGCGCTAAGAATGACGGCAAGTACTGGCTTGTGCAGGCGATTGAAGAATGCGCTAATGGCGGAACGACACCTCAGAAGATCGTCGAGAAGATTGAACAAAACGCCAATTCGAATCCGTGGGCCGAAATAAACTTTCTCAAGTTCCCATTCCTTCAAGCTTGCAAAGACTCAGGCCTTCTGCGGTGA
- the ltrA gene encoding group II intron reverse transcriptase/maturase produces the protein MEEVLSRSNMLQALSRVVGNKGAAGVDGVTVDELPGYCREHWERHREELFSGTYRPSPVRKVEIPKPGGKGMRMLGIPTVLDRLIQQALLQVLTRLYDPMFSDSSFGFRPGRSTHQALDRAKEHIASGHRWVVDMDLEKFFDRVNHDILMSRLARQIQDKRILKLIRLYLQAGIMEGGIVSPRSEGTPQGGPLSPLLSNVLLDELDKELERRGHKFVRYADDCNIYVRSHRAGERVLNGVERFLSEKLRLTVNRAKSAVDRPWNRKFLGYTFTHHHQPKFKVSPESVKRFKGRLREELRKARGRNVRTVLAQLQPVLIGWVSYYRKSEVKKTFEELDSWLRRKLRAIYWRQWKRPPKRARELTRLGIDRVRAWVCAGNGHGPWWNAGASHMNQALPTRHLTQLGLISLVQKGTELNRR, from the coding sequence ATGGAGGAGGTGCTAAGCCGCAGCAATATGTTGCAGGCGTTGAGCCGTGTTGTCGGTAATAAAGGAGCCGCAGGCGTTGATGGGGTGACCGTCGATGAACTGCCAGGCTACTGCCGAGAGCATTGGGAACGCCACCGGGAAGAACTGTTCAGCGGAACGTATCGTCCGAGCCCTGTGCGAAAGGTAGAAATACCTAAACCCGGTGGCAAAGGGATGCGCATGCTGGGCATACCGACAGTGCTAGATCGCTTGATCCAGCAAGCTTTACTGCAAGTGCTCACGAGGCTCTACGATCCAATGTTTTCGGATTCTAGCTTTGGGTTTCGCCCAGGCCGGAGTACGCATCAGGCGTTGGATCGTGCCAAGGAACACATTGCTTCAGGGCATCGCTGGGTTGTCGACATGGACTTGGAAAAGTTCTTCGATCGCGTCAATCACGACATCCTGATGAGTCGCCTTGCACGTCAGATCCAAGACAAACGCATCCTGAAACTGATCCGCTTGTATCTGCAAGCTGGCATCATGGAAGGCGGCATCGTGAGTCCACGCAGCGAGGGAACGCCGCAAGGCGGTCCCTTATCACCGCTTCTGTCCAACGTCCTGCTCGATGAGCTGGACAAGGAGCTGGAACGCCGAGGCCACAAATTCGTTCGCTACGCTGATGACTGTAACATTTACGTTCGCAGTCACCGCGCCGGTGAGCGAGTGCTTAATGGTGTCGAACGCTTCCTGAGCGAGAAACTGCGACTGACAGTGAATCGAGCCAAGAGTGCCGTGGACCGCCCCTGGAACCGCAAGTTCCTGGGCTATACGTTCACGCACCATCACCAACCGAAGTTTAAGGTGTCTCCTGAATCGGTCAAACGCTTCAAGGGTCGCCTACGCGAGGAACTCCGCAAGGCACGAGGTCGCAATGTGCGTACGGTGCTTGCTCAGTTGCAGCCGGTCCTGATCGGTTGGGTGTCGTACTACCGGAAGAGTGAAGTGAAGAAAACGTTCGAGGAACTTGATAGCTGGTTACGCAGGAAGTTACGCGCCATCTACTGGCGCCAATGGAAGCGTCCGCCCAAACGAGCCCGCGAACTGACTCGCCTTGGCATTGACCGCGTGCGAGCGTGGGTCTGTGCTGGCAATGGTCATGGCCCCTGGTGGAATGCTGGCGCTAGCCACATGAATCAGGCCCTGCCTACTCGCCACCTCACGCAACTTGGGCTGATAAGCCTCGTCCAGAAAGGCACTGAGCTGAATCGTCGTTAG